A genome region from Coffea arabica cultivar ET-39 chromosome 7e, Coffea Arabica ET-39 HiFi, whole genome shotgun sequence includes the following:
- the LOC113702433 gene encoding uncharacterized protein, giving the protein MDAAEAHRGSLGQAEINWDKLDKSKFYVVGAGIFTGLTVGLYPISVVKTRLQVATKEAVEKDAFSVIKGILRTDGIPGLYRGFGTVITGAIPARIIFLTALETTKVAAYKMVEPFKFSEPTQAAIANGIAGMSASLCSQAVFVPIDVVSQKLMVQGYSGHASYNGGLDVVRQVLKTDGIRGLYRGFGLSIMTYSPSSAVWWASYGSSQRFIWRLLGQGSEHVGQAPSQGTIVMVQAAGGIFAGATASCITTPLDTIKTRLQVMGHEKRPTTRQVVKTLISEDGWTGFYRGLGPRFFSMSAWGTSMILAYEYLKRLCAKEE; this is encoded by the exons ATGGACGCTGCTGAGGCTCATCGAGGTTCGTTAGGTCAAGCGGAGATTAATTGGGACAA GCTTGACAAAAGCAAATTCTATGTTGTTGGAGCTGGAATATTTACGGGTCTTACGGTTGGACTATATCCTATATCAGTTGTGAAGACTAGGCTGCAGGTTGCTACAAAAGAAGCTGTAGAGAAGGATGCATTTTCTGTCATAAAAGGAATATTAAGAACAGATGGGATTCCTGGATTGTACAGAGGTTTTGGTACGGTCATCACTGGAGCAATTCCTGCTAGGATTATATTCCTCACTGCATTAGAGACAACGAAGGTGGCTGCTTACAAAATGGTTGAACCATTCAAATTCTCAGAGCCTACACAGGCTGCTATTGCGAATGGAATTGCTGGAATGTCTGCATCTCTCTGTTCACAAGCTGTATTTGTCCCAATTGATGTG GTTAGCCAAAAGCTGATGGTGCAAGGATATTCAGGCCATGCAAGCTATAATGGTGGCCTGGATGTTGTGCGTCAAGTTCTCAAAACAGATGGGATTCGTGGATTGTACAGAGGATTTGGTCTATCTATTATGACTTATTCCCCATCTAGTGCTGTTTGGTGGGCAAGCTATGGTTCAAGCCAACGGTTTATCTGGAG GCTTCTAGGTCAAGGCAGCGAGCATGTGGGACAAGCTCCTAGTCAGGGGACTATAGTGATGGTCCAAGCTGCTGGAGGGATCTTTGCTGGTGCTACTGCATCATGCATCACAACGCCATTGGACACTATCAAGACTCGATTACAG GTTATGGGGCATGAGAAGAGACCCACAACCAGGCAAGTAGTCAAAACATTGATCTCAGAAGATGGATGGACAGGATTTTATAGAGGACTCGGTCCAAGGTTTTTCAGCATGTCAGCATGGGGAACTTCAATGATACTAGCCTACGAATATTTGA AGAGGTTGTGTGCAAAAGAAGAATGA